In Halostagnicola larsenii XH-48, the sequence GAACTCACATCTCAATCAAAAGCAGTATCGCAATCTCGAAGTCACTCACACAGTATTCGATACGTTTCCTAGTAACACGCCGAAACCAAATGATCGATGATAATCAAGGAGTAAAGAGTATGATCAAATACAACATTCGTTATGAATTGGACGCTGTGGGTATTGTTATCTGATTACAATTGGAATTGGCGTATACCAGAGACAGGTACCGAGCATGCAACCACATCTATACGACCCAGAGACTGCTCAAGCGTTCGTCGAAAATATTGATAGTTGAATCAGTGAGATCGTGTCACAGATTACCGTTCCCCACTCGGGAACAGATAGATCGTCTCAGCTCACTCCCGTAGGACGGTAGCGTCCGCAAGATCATAGTCCTCGAAATAACTGCGCTCGATTTCGACAAGTTCGGCGAATAGATCACGGGCTTCGTTACGGCCGATACTGACCAGTGGGTCGTTGAGGAATGCCTGAAAGGCGAGATCGAGATCGCCGTCGAATCCGGCCTCAATCAATGTCTCCTGATTGGTGATCTGGCGTTCTATCATACTACGAACCTGTGGCGGAAGCGTCCCCGCACACAACGGTGTAACGCCTTTCCCGGTAAAGAGAGCATTAGTCTCGACGACAGCACCCTTGGGAAGGCCAGCAATCTGCCCGGTGTTCGGATAGTTGCAATGGGTTTTGAACGGTTCGCCGCCGGCCAGAGCGCGCATGATCTCGACGGCCTCCTCCCACGACTCGCCGAACTCGAACTCTTCAGCGCCGGTAAGATACTGCCGCATTTTATCGGGAGCATCACCGTCACTAATACGGGCAGAACTGGGTGTCAAGCGAATCCCCCACCGGTGAATCTCCTCCGGATCGTTGATATCGAGATACCAGGGAACGAACTCGGCAAGGTGACGGTCCCCGGCCGCACCTAACACGCCAAACCGCTCGTACATGTCGAACGCGATCTGAAAGTTGTTTATCCAGAACGATTCACCGTCCATGTCTCCGGGTTCGTAGCCAGGAATCGGCTTTCGCTTCTCGAGTTCTGCATCGAGATATTGGACCAGATCATGATCACGCCAGTAGGCGTCATCGATCCACGTGAAGTGATTGATTCCCTTGACAGAGATGTCGATTTCGTTCCGAGAGACATTCGTGGCCTCGTCGACATGGGCTTCGGCAATCTCTGCGAAAAGGTCTTGGTACGGGTGAACCTCGTGACAGAGGCCGATAGCGTTGATATCAGGGTACTCCTCGTAGAGCGAGCGAGTACAAACTGTCATTGGATTCGTATAATTGATGACCCACGCATCAGGACACCAGTCACGGACCGTCGCTGCGATTTCGCGGTACTGAGGGATTGCACGGAGCGCGCGCATGATTCCACCAGGGCCGACCGTATCTGCAACAGTCTGATAGACCCCATACTTCTGTGGGACATCAATATCGTGTACGAACGTTTCCTCGGGAGGGTCCTGAATCGAACAGATCACAAAATCCGCTCCCTCAAGTGCGCCTGCCATTTCGTGGTAGGCTTCGAACTGCCAGTCACCGACTGCGTCGTCGCGTGCCATGACCTGATTTCCTAGCTCGGCGTTTCTCGTTGCCGCTTCGTAGTTGACGTCGTACAGTGCTACCTCGCCGGTGAGGTCCGAACACTGACCCAAATCGTTGATGAGCGTATGTGCCCAGCCCTGGCTTCCGCCGCCGATATACCCTATCTTTACCCGTTGGCTCACACGTTCATCTGCAGATCGCTGTAGCCGATGCATACGAACCAACCTTACGCAGCAATGAGTAAAGTGTTTGCATTGAGGAAGTGATTTCCCGTCGAGATCAGCGTTTGATCGACAATTCCGAGGACGCCGGTGACATGGCTACTGTCGTAGCCCATACAGGCTTGTCCACTCGATACTCATCACAGTCTTGTCCATGCTAAACGAGTCGAACCGACGACAGTACTCAAGTTCTCAGTCCTCGTTCGACGAATCGATACCGTCCGGAAACGTCCGTGGAAGCGCCGCCGGTTGATCGCAGTCGGCCTCGAGCGCCACATACTCGCTTTCGGTGGAAGACGATCGGATCCCGGAGAGGACCTCGAGAACGTGCTCGGCCAGCTCACCGCTCGTGCGGTGATCCCAGTCGGACCGAATCGCGAGTGCCATGTCGGCGACGCCGACACCACGACCACCCGTGTACTCGTGTGTGTACGGGATATCCTCCCATCCATCAGTTTTGCGGCTGGAAACCTGTACCGTTCCATCGAAGTTGTTCGGATTAGTGAGACGGAGCGTCCCGTCCGTCCCGTAGAGTTCGAACGCCGGCGCTGGCAAGGTCGAATCCTGAACATCGAAGCTCGTCAGAACGTTCGCAATCGCGCCCGATTCAAAGTCGACGACGCCGGCTTCGTGGGTTGGTACCTCGACATCGACCGTCTCGCCGTGGCGAGGCTCGCTCGTGATCGTCCGCTTGTCGGATGCCCGTCCGATCGAACCAGCAACCCGTCGCGCGGGACCAAGCAGAAAGACCAGCGCCGTCACGTAATAGGGGCCCATATCGAACAGCGGTCCCCCGCCTTCCTGATAGTAGAGATCCGGGTTCGGATGCCAAGTCTCATGGCCCGAAGATGTCCATATCGCGGTCGCCCCAACCGGCCTCCCGATCCGGCCCTCATCGATAACTGTGCGGCACGTCTGTAAACCGGCACCGAGGAAGGTATCCGGAGCCGACCCAACGAACAGGCCGCGATCGGCTGCCAGCTCGCGGATCGCGTCGGCATCCGCCACCGTCGTTGCGAACGGCTTTTCGGTATAAACGTGTTTTTCGGCCTCGAGAACTTCCGTGCAGACCTCGGCGTGAACCGTCGGAGGTGTCAGGTTTAAAACAATATCGATCGCCGGATCGTCAAGCAACTCCGGAACCTCGACGGCCTCGATTCCGTACTCGGCCGCTTTGGATTCAGCACGGTCACGATCGATGTCGGCACAGGTCGTGATCCGATACTGATCAAACTGTGTTGCATTCGAAAGGTACGCATCACAAATCGTTCCACATCCGACGATCCCAACATTGACTGGATGCATATCAGGAAGGTTCTTTACACGTGACTTAACACTGTTGGTGATGGAAACCGCCAGGAGGAACATATCTCGAGGACTGGCCGACGACGAACCGGCGATATAACCGGGCTATGGGTACTGCCCGCGCACGTGATGGACTTCACCAAGTTCGCCGGAATCGACGAGCTTCTTCGTGTACTGAATCGGGGGGATGAATCGGTAGTTGAACGCGATCCCTGCAGTTCCCGCCGCATTCTTGGCGGCCTCGTGCATCTGCTCTGCATCCTTGAGAGTGTGGACCAGCGGTTTCTCACAGAACACCGACGCAACTGCCTCAAGGGCTGCAATCGCTGGATCAGCGTGGATCGCGTTTGGCCCGAGGTTGTAGAGGACATCAACCTCGTCAACGATGTTCTCCCAGTTCGTACCGGTAGGGGTGAAGTTGAGCCGTTCGGCAGCGTCGGCAACTCCCTCTTCGTATCGGCCAATCATTATCTGACGTTCGACTCCTGGAACCGCCGGAAAACAGTGGAGACGCTCGAGTGCACTCGAGTGGGGCTTGGCCCATAAACCGATACCCAGCATACCGACCGTCAGTGGGTCGTTGCTCATTCTATTGACTTTAGGCCCAGTAGGCGTCGCCAGGCGTCGTTTCGAAAACGGCACGGTCAAGGACATCGATCGCCTTCTCGAGGCCTTCGTTGGGCGAGGTCAGCGAATCCTCGTGTTCGATACTAAGCACACCGTCGTAGTCGACCATTCGAAGGGTCGAGACGATGTCCTTCCAGAACTCCTCTCCATGACCGTAGCCGATCGAACGAAACAGCCACGAGCGGTTGATTTCGTCCGTATACGGTGTCGTATCGAGTACTCCTTTCTCCCGGGAATTAGCGTCGTAAACCTTCGTATCCTTGGCGTGGAAGTGATGAATCGCGTCCTCCTCGCCAAGCAATCGGATCGATTCTGTAATATCGATTCCTTGCCACACGAGATGGGACGGATCGTAGTTCGCACCGATGCGCTCGTTGGTCTCCTCTCGTAAGTCAAGCAATCCATGCGGCTCGTAGATGAACATGTTGGGGTGCATCTCGAGGCCGACGTTCACGCCGTGATCGTCGGCAAATTCCGCGAGTTCGGACCAATAATCGACGGCAACCTCCCACTGATACTCGTGAGCCGACAAATGTTCCGGCGGCCACGGTGCCGTGATCCAGTTTGGGACCTCATCGGCGGGACCGCCAGCTGGCAGGCCGGAAAAGGTGGTAACTGTATCGACGCCGAGTTGGTTCGCGAGACGGATCGCCCCCCGAAGTTCTTCGTCAGCCTCGGCTGCACGCTCGTCGTCGGGATGAAGTGGGTTGTTGTGGGTCGCCAGTGCTGAAATGTGCAAATCGTACATATCGAGTAACGCCATCAACTCGGCATGAGCATCCTCGTCGTCTAGATACGTCTCCTGGGGCAGGTGGTCGTCACCGACGAATCCGCCACAGGCGATTTCGACCGCATCAACTCCCTGTTCTTCGAGGTACGCGAAGGTATCCTCAAGCGATTCACCAGCGAGTGCAACTGTTAATACTCCGATCTCCATGCATACATTTGGCACGATATATATGAAAACTCTTCTGGTGTCGGCGATAGAGACAGTAGTGCGATACAACTACTGGACGATGAGGCGACCGGTAAGGGCTCACGTCGAGGTACGATATCGACTCCTCGAGAGGTCGTTCACTCGATCAGACACGGGTTCCAGACAGGCCCCGTCTCCGCTTGCACCGACCGAGCCAGTGGCAACCATCCGACGAGAGTCGACTGGTTCAACTCGACGAAAAGACTAAGATGGGACCTCGAGAACGCAGTGATATGAGCGTGGATGCACTAGCTATCGGCGGTAATGAGTTCGATTTCCACGAGTTTACGGCAGTCGGACCGGTGCTTTCCGATGTCTTCGATGGCGTCGCCGAACTTAACCGGACGACCGACCGTAACGCAGTCCTCGAACTCGAGGCGTACGACGTTATGGTCGACTACACGACAAAGGCTGACTGGACTGAGGAACAGATTGAGGCGATTAGTTCGTTTATCGCGACCGGAGGCGGATACGTTGGCATTCACTGCGCAGCGGATGTTAGCTCCTTTATCGACGAACCATGCGATGAGGTAGCATCACTTATTGGAGGACGGTTCGTCACACATCCCGAAATGTCCGAACTCGACATCGAAATCATTGAGCAGAACCACCCAGTGATGGCCGATGTCGATACCTTTCGAACGTACGATGAACCGTATCAGCTCGACTGGAACGATGACCGCGTCACTGTTCTCGCAGAATTTACTCACGAATCGATGGGGACGATGCCGGCTGTCTGGGTGCGATCCGTGGGAGAAGGGCGCGTGTTCTACTGCTCACTCGGACACGACGCCGCCGCGTTCGAACCTAACGACGTTCAGACACTGCTCAGGAATGGACTCGCGTGGGCGAACAGAGAGAGTTAGAAGCCAGTTCGAGGGTAGTCACCCGAACTGTATCCAACGCCGAAGTTCGTCCGTATTCGTCTGAGCACTGTCGATATTCTTCGAATTATAATCTCTTCGAAAGAAACCTATTGCCATCGGATAGCCGTTTCATCCCAGGTTGCACCATTTTCGATCGGTGGCGGTGGTTAGTTCGACGAATCCCGAATGAAGAAACGCCGGTGATAAGACTACATATATTGACATCCATCCCCACGGAATTTTTGCAGAATGAGGGGCCACGAAGAACAATGATAAGTAGTATGGACAATACTACGGGGATAGAGCAATGACCCAACAACAGGAGTTTCAGCAGCAACTCCTTCAAACAGCCGCCCGCAAGCACGGGTACGATGGACAGACCGGACAGGCGTTTACATCCTGGCAGAACTCCGTTCAGCAGGAATTAGCAACAGTGCTAGGATTTCCTGAGATTCACGCTGCTAGTACGGACGAAATTGAGTCAAGACAACTCGAGACCGAATCGAGAGCCGATCACGAACGACAGAAATGGACGATTCGAACGGAAGATGGAATTCATGTTCCGTTTTATCTGCTCGTTCCAGACGAGGGTGAGCCACCGTACCCCGTTGTGCTCGCGGTTCACGGTCACACCGAAGACGGCAAAGAATTGACCGTTGGAAACATCCCCGATGATCGAATAGAGATTTATCAGGAGCATCGGGATTTCGGTCGACAGGCTGTCCAACGAGGGTATGCGACTCTCGTACCAGACTTGCGAGCGTTCGGCGAATTGGCAGGCCCAAAAATCGAGAAAGACGGCTATCGGTCGTGTACACGAATGCAGAAAATCTCGCAGCTATTCGGTCGAACGCTTGCAGGGGAACGAACATGGGATGTTCTCCGGCTCGTCGACTTCGTCGAAAACGAGGAGATACTGGACGATAGTCGGATCGCTATCACAGGACATTCCGGCGGAGCCGCGGTGTCAATGTTCGCGGCAGCACTGGACGAACGATTGAGTCCTGTCGCGCTGAACGCCTACTTTTGTACGTTCAAAGATTCGATCATCGCTATCGATCACTGTGAATGTAACTACGTACCGGGCATCTTCCGTCTCGGCGAAATGTGGGACATTGCCGGGGCGATTGCTCCCCGCCAGCTCACCATCGCCACCGGCGATGAAGATCCGATTTTCCCCATCAATGGGACGAAGCGTGCGTTTTCACGCCTGGAACAGATATATCTGAATGCCGGTGCAGAAGATGCGTGCGAACTGTTTGTAGGGTCTGGAGCACATCGGTACTACCCGAAGGGAGTCTGGCCAACCATCGAAAAGCACCTGTGACCATCTCGAGACATCTATATTACGGTTGGACGACAACCTGATCAGAAAGTACGTACCACTCGAGAGAACCATTTCTTGCGATCGTCTGCCCTACTCACTCAGCTTTATACGTTGACGTAGAAGCGTGCCGTAGCGGTAGCAGGGACGGTTAATGCCGATTACGGATTTCTTATCGTGAACGCACGTATTTGACGAGCCAAAGTCACTAGCACTAGAGCAATAACGCCACGCGAAAACGTACATCACAGGTCTTGTTCCTTGCCATAACAAGAACATGGTAGACAACGCACGCGAAGTCCTCCCGACGAAAGGCAAACGCGCTCTCAACACCCGAGGAAAGAGACTGATATCTCTTTATTCACTCAACAGTCAATGATAACGTGCAACGCTGAGTTGATTATTCAGGGTAGGCCTTCTAGCAAGTCTCACGAAAAATCTTAGAAACACGTTTGGATACTAGAGCTCCCAACAGTCTGTGTGAAATGCCACCATGATATATGATGCTGGTTCCCCTGTCCCGATAATTACAATTGTATGTACGTAAACGCCCGTTACAAAAGTACTATCGTAAATTCAGCCACTACCGACAAGAGATAGTGAGAAGACAGCAACATCCGGAACACCAAAACCAGCTAAGAGACCACGTACCACCCGTAATAGGCGTTATGTTCATATTCGCAACAGGGAAATACAGACTTTGGGTTTTTCGCAGTCAATGGAACGATTCCGATTTGTATGGCGCCAAAATGACTGAAATCGGCCGAATCCACGATACACACAAAACGATCCTGGCATAATGGATAAACGCAGGGTGTGATTGCTTGTCTGCTGTTCCCGGTACGGGAACACAGAGCCGGGTCTAATATCTATAGAAGTGATGCAAGAAATTAATCGATCGAAACAGAATTTAGTCACTATCGCCAACCTGTTAAAAGAAGGAGTCAATCTACATATAATGGTGAGAGATTAACAACCAGAAGCAATCCCCAAAATAAGAGTCGGAAAGAATCAGACCAAAGCAATCATCAACTAAGAACGTAGTGAATAATGACGGTTGTGAGTTGGTACCATGATCTTATCCGATTTGTCGTCCCTACCAAAAGGATGTAGACGGGAACGCGGATAATTTATACAGGAGGGCCGAAATTAATCGGTATGGACATAGCTACGATAAATGGATATCCGCTTTCCTCACCGATCGATCCGGTACAGAAACGTCCGTTCTTCGGCGGAGAGCGACACCTTCGCAAACGAGATGTCGTTCTCGTCGTCGTCGAGACGCGAGACGGTCGGCAGGGCGTCGCGACGGCGGGCGCGAGCAGTTCCGCAATGCGCGAGTACTTCGAAGGCGATTCCCAGGGAACGTTCGCAGACATCGTCGAGGACTCGGTTGCAGACGCCCTCGAGGGTGAAACGATCGACGAGATCACCGACGCTCACGACCTGCTCGCTGCGACGAATCTCCCCGCCCACCTCGAGACGGAAGCGATTTCGGCGATCGACGTCGCACTGTACGATATCCGCGGAAAGGAACTGGGCGCGCCGATATACGAACTGCTGGCAGCGGAGTACGAGAGCGAGCCGACGACCGAGATGCCGCTGTACGCCAGCGCCGGGATGTACATGGAGCCGGAAGGGTACGTCGAGCAGGCTCGAGCGCTCGAGGAACTGGGCTTTTTCGGCTACAAGTATCGCCCCGGGATCGGTCCCGACGGCGACCGGCGAACGGTCGACCTGCTGGCCGAGGCGGTCGACGAAATCGAGCTCATGCTCGACGTGCACACCTGGTGGAAACTCGGCGAATCCTACGGCCGCGAGACGGTCCGAGAGCTGGTCGAGCACGCCGCCGACCGCGGCGCGTACTGGATCGAGGAACCGGTCGAACCCGCCGATCACGCGGGCTACGTCGAACTGGCAGAAACCGGCGCGCCGCTGGCCGGCGGGGAAAGCGAGGAATCTCCGGCCGGACTCGTCAAACTCGGCGAGACCGGCGCGGTCGAGTTCCTGCAGGGCGACGTACGCCATCACGAGGGCTTTACGGGCTGTCGGGACGCAGTCGAGTACTGCGACGGACGCGACGTCGAGTTCGTGCCGCACAACTTCGGTACCTGGCTTGGCCTCCAGGCCAACGCACACCTCGTCGCCGCGGCACCGGACGTCACCCTGCTCGAGTACCCCGTCTTCGAGGACGATCCGGCGCTCGCCGAGGCGACGATCGATCCGGGAATGTACCCGTTCGATCTCGCGTTCGACATCATCGAGGGGCAACCCGATATCGAAGACGGATACCTGAGCGTTTCGGACGCGCCCGGACTCGGCGTCGAGGTCGACCTCGACGTGCTCGAAGAGTACCCGTTCGTCGACGGTGCGTGGACGGAGTTCCACTACGACGACGAGTAGACGGCGAAAATCGATTCTCTTGGACACCGTTCGACTGGTACCTCCGTAGACTCGCCGGATCAGGCCGTCTCGAGCACCGGAGCCGACTGTACCGCCTCGTAGTACTTCTCGAGACGCGTTTCGTCCGCCGCGGAGAGGTTAACCAGCGGGTCGCGGACGGGACCGCCGGTGTAGCCCGCCAGATCCATGCCGTGTTTGACGACGGGAACGTTGTTCGCGGCCGCAAGTTCGTTTTCCTCACCCGATTCCGCGCGGAGGTCCTCGATCGGCCGGAGGAGCCGCTGGATCGACCGGGCCCGGTCCCAGTCGTCCGCCCGAATCGCTTCGAACAGCGCCAGCGTCGCCTCCGGCGCGAAGTTTCCGAGGCCGGTCGT encodes:
- a CDS encoding family 4 glycosyl hydrolase; this translates as MHRLQRSADERVSQRVKIGYIGGGSQGWAHTLINDLGQCSDLTGEVALYDVNYEAATRNAELGNQVMARDDAVGDWQFEAYHEMAGALEGADFVICSIQDPPEETFVHDIDVPQKYGVYQTVADTVGPGGIMRALRAIPQYREIAATVRDWCPDAWVINYTNPMTVCTRSLYEEYPDINAIGLCHEVHPYQDLFAEIAEAHVDEATNVSRNEIDISVKGINHFTWIDDAYWRDHDLVQYLDAELEKRKPIPGYEPGDMDGESFWINNFQIAFDMYERFGVLGAAGDRHLAEFVPWYLDINDPEEIHRWGIRLTPSSARISDGDAPDKMRQYLTGAEEFEFGESWEEAVEIMRALAGGEPFKTHCNYPNTGQIAGLPKGAVVETNALFTGKGVTPLCAGTLPPQVRSMIERQITNQETLIEAGFDGDLDLAFQAFLNDPLVSIGRNEARDLFAELVEIERSYFEDYDLADATVLRE
- a CDS encoding Gfo/Idh/MocA family protein; protein product: MHPVNVGIVGCGTICDAYLSNATQFDQYRITTCADIDRDRAESKAAEYGIEAVEVPELLDDPAIDIVLNLTPPTVHAEVCTEVLEAEKHVYTEKPFATTVADADAIRELAADRGLFVGSAPDTFLGAGLQTCRTVIDEGRIGRPVGATAIWTSSGHETWHPNPDLYYQEGGGPLFDMGPYYVTALVFLLGPARRVAGSIGRASDKRTITSEPRHGETVDVEVPTHEAGVVDFESGAIANVLTSFDVQDSTLPAPAFELYGTDGTLRLTNPNNFDGTVQVSSRKTDGWEDIPYTHEYTGGRGVGVADMALAIRSDWDHRTSGELAEHVLEVLSGIRSSSTESEYVALEADCDQPAALPRTFPDGIDSSNED
- a CDS encoding Gfo/Idh/MocA family protein encodes the protein MSLTVPFSKRRLATPTGPKVNRMSNDPLTVGMLGIGLWAKPHSSALERLHCFPAVPGVERQIMIGRYEEGVADAAERLNFTPTGTNWENIVDEVDVLYNLGPNAIHADPAIAALEAVASVFCEKPLVHTLKDAEQMHEAAKNAAGTAGIAFNYRFIPPIQYTKKLVDSGELGEVHHVRGQYP
- a CDS encoding sugar phosphate isomerase/epimerase family protein; the protein is MEIGVLTVALAGESLEDTFAYLEEQGVDAVEIACGGFVGDDHLPQETYLDDEDAHAELMALLDMYDLHISALATHNNPLHPDDERAAEADEELRGAIRLANQLGVDTVTTFSGLPAGGPADEVPNWITAPWPPEHLSAHEYQWEVAVDYWSELAEFADDHGVNVGLEMHPNMFIYEPHGLLDLREETNERIGANYDPSHLVWQGIDITESIRLLGEEDAIHHFHAKDTKVYDANSREKGVLDTTPYTDEINRSWLFRSIGYGHGEEFWKDIVSTLRMVDYDGVLSIEHEDSLTSPNEGLEKAIDVLDRAVFETTPGDAYWA
- a CDS encoding ThuA domain-containing protein, which translates into the protein MSVDALAIGGNEFDFHEFTAVGPVLSDVFDGVAELNRTTDRNAVLELEAYDVMVDYTTKADWTEEQIEAISSFIATGGGYVGIHCAADVSSFIDEPCDEVASLIGGRFVTHPEMSELDIEIIEQNHPVMADVDTFRTYDEPYQLDWNDDRVTVLAEFTHESMGTMPAVWVRSVGEGRVFYCSLGHDAAAFEPNDVQTLLRNGLAWANRES
- a CDS encoding alpha/beta hydrolase family protein — its product is MTQQQEFQQQLLQTAARKHGYDGQTGQAFTSWQNSVQQELATVLGFPEIHAASTDEIESRQLETESRADHERQKWTIRTEDGIHVPFYLLVPDEGEPPYPVVLAVHGHTEDGKELTVGNIPDDRIEIYQEHRDFGRQAVQRGYATLVPDLRAFGELAGPKIEKDGYRSCTRMQKISQLFGRTLAGERTWDVLRLVDFVENEEILDDSRIAITGHSGGAAVSMFAAALDERLSPVALNAYFCTFKDSIIAIDHCECNYVPGIFRLGEMWDIAGAIAPRQLTIATGDEDPIFPINGTKRAFSRLEQIYLNAGAEDACELFVGSGAHRYYPKGVWPTIEKHL
- a CDS encoding mandelate racemase/muconate lactonizing enzyme family protein, with amino-acid sequence MDIATINGYPLSSPIDPVQKRPFFGGERHLRKRDVVLVVVETRDGRQGVATAGASSSAMREYFEGDSQGTFADIVEDSVADALEGETIDEITDAHDLLAATNLPAHLETEAISAIDVALYDIRGKELGAPIYELLAAEYESEPTTEMPLYASAGMYMEPEGYVEQARALEELGFFGYKYRPGIGPDGDRRTVDLLAEAVDEIELMLDVHTWWKLGESYGRETVRELVEHAADRGAYWIEEPVEPADHAGYVELAETGAPLAGGESEESPAGLVKLGETGAVEFLQGDVRHHEGFTGCRDAVEYCDGRDVEFVPHNFGTWLGLQANAHLVAAAPDVTLLEYPVFEDDPALAEATIDPGMYPFDLAFDIIEGQPDIEDGYLSVSDAPGLGVEVDLDVLEEYPFVDGAWTEFHYDDE